cttctgggcctgagtaacaggcagtttgctttgggcacgcttttcatccggatgtcaaaatactgccccctaccccagaGAGGTTAATGGAAATGCCCATTATATAAATGAGATATGTGATCGTCCAACCGTCAGGATTGGCTTGATAATTAATCCTGCTCCCTCCTGTTTGTCCCTTGTCCTTCAAGTGATGGAGCTGGTGTACTGGCGGAACCCAAAGAAGTCTGCGGTGGCCTTTGGCATGTCTCTGCTGGTCCTTCTGTCCCTGGCCACCTTCAGCGTCATCAGTGTGGTCTCCTACATGCTGCTGGCACTGCTCTGTGTCACAATCACCTTCCGCGTCTACAAGTCTGTCATTCAGGCAGTGCAGAAGTCTGAAGAGGGCCACCCCTTCAAGTACGACAGCTCAGCTTGGGATATGATGGGAGAACAAGGATATATTCTTAGTGTACTTAGTAGTACACAAGGCACATTGAACTTTACCCCTTGGAGTCATTGTCTGATTTGAGTCGTTGTAGTTTAAGCTTAGTTTTGTTTTTTTGGTGATGATGGTAAATCTTTGTCTCCCTCAGGGCTCTGATGGAGAAGGACCTGACCGTTCAGCCTGAGATTTTCCGAAAATATGTGGATGTGTGCCTGACCTATGTGAATCTTGCCATCAAACAGGCCAGGCACCTGCTGCTGGTGGAGGACCTGGTGGACTCGCTGAAGGTACTTGCTTAAGAACTCACTTTTGAAAAACGATCTGGCATTAATGGCCACTTGTACTCTTAagtctctacccggtacagccagaagaggactaggcactagaggtcgactgattatgatttttcaacgccgatactgattTATTGGAGGATCAAAAAAATCGGACaatttttttcccttttttttatttttatatttacagttgaagtcggaag
The Oncorhynchus keta strain PuntledgeMale-10-30-2019 chromosome 11, Oket_V2, whole genome shotgun sequence genome window above contains:
- the LOC118390542 gene encoding reticulon-3-like — protein: MADPTTHSAQISCATSTKESTYYVMELVYWRNPKKSAVAFGMSLLVLLSLATFSVISVVSYMLLALLCVTITFRVYKSVIQAVQKSEEGHPFKALMEKDLTVQPEIFRKYVDVCLTYVNLAIKQARHLLLVEDLVDSLKLAGFMWLLTYVGAVFNGITILILTDIIFFSTPLVYERNKTQIDQYIELIRTRVEVTLAKLQDKLPGAVKRTKAE